The sequence below is a genomic window from Ignavibacteriales bacterium.
TGTTGAACTTAACATATCAAGAACTTTTATAGATGCTGCAACAATTGCCGGTGCAACTGTATTTGAAAAAAGATATGGTCGTGAACGTTGTCTTAATAAATCGATAAGTTCTTTTCTTCCGCTTGTGTAACCGCCGCTCGCACCGCCGAGTGCTTTGCCGAGAGTTCCGGTGATGATATCTATTCTTCCCATTACATCATTGTGTTCGTGAGTACCTTTACCATGTTTACCCATAAATCCAACTGCATGTGAATCATCAACCATTGCCATTGTGTTATACTTGTCGGCAAGATCACAAATGCCTTTTAAGTTTGCGATGTAACCATCCATTGAAAACACGCCATCGGTAGCGATAAGAATGTGTCTGGCATTATTTGCCTTAGCTTCTTTTAATTTTTCTTCAAGATCATTCATATCATTGTTCTTGTAGCGATAACGTTGCGCTTTACACAAACGGATTCCGTCAATGATACTCGCGTGATTCAACTCATCACTTACAATTGCATCTTCTTCACCGAGAAGTGTTTCGAATAATCCGCCGTTAGCATCAAAGCAAGATGTGTAAAGGATTGTATCTTCTGTTCCAAGAAACTCGGTTATCTTTTGTTCAAGCTGTTTGTGAACATCCTGAGTTCCGCAGATAAACCTGACAGATGAA
It includes:
- a CDS encoding glycine C-acetyltransferase: MFINIKSHYTDILSQIESEGLLKKERIITSPQRANIEVKGGQKVLNMCANNYLGLADNPEIINAAKESFEHWGYGLSSVRFICGTQDVHKQLEQKITEFLGTEDTILYTSCFDANGGLFETLLGEEDAIVSDELNHASIIDGIRLCKAQRYRYKNNDMNDLEEKLKEAKANNARHILIATDGVFSMDGYIANLKGICDLADKYNTMAMVDDSHAVGFMGKHGKGTHEHNDVMGRIDIITGTLGKALGGASGGYTSGRKELIDLLRQRSRPYLFSNTVAPAIVAASIKVLDMLSSTTNLRDKLEENTKYFREKISKAGFEIKKGVHPIVPIMFGDAALSQKFAAKMLEKGVYVIGFFFPVVPKGTARIRVQISAAHTKADLDFAVEKFIEVKKELGI